Genomic segment of Thiomonas sp. FB-Cd:
AAGAGCATTCAAGTCTCCGAGCAGCTCAAAGTGCGGCGACAAGACCGCGTGCGTTTGGTCCAGATGAAGCCAGAGGGCAAGGAGTAAGCCATGTTGGGATCACTTAGTCTCGCGCATTACCTGGTGCTCGGCGCCATCCTCTTTGCCATCTCGGTGGTTGGTATCTTTCTCAACCGGCGCAACCTCATTGTCCTCTTGATGGCCATCGAGTTGATGCTTTTGGCGGTGAACCTCAATTTCATCGCCTTTTCGCACTACCTGCAGGACATGGCCGGTCAGGTGTTCGTGTTCTTCATTCTCACCGTCGCAGCGGCCGAGTCGGCCATTGGCTTGGCCATTCTGGTGGTGTTATTTCGCAATCTGTCCACGATCAACGTGGATGAACTCGACCATCTCAAGGGCTAAGGCAT
This window contains:
- the nuoK gene encoding NADH-quinone oxidoreductase subunit NuoK, translated to MLGSLSLAHYLVLGAILFAISVVGIFLNRRNLIVLLMAIELMLLAVNLNFIAFSHYLQDMAGQVFVFFILTVAAAESAIGLAILVVLFRNLSTINVDELDHLKG